One part of the Nostoc sp. PCC 7120 = FACHB-418 genome encodes these proteins:
- a CDS encoding RNA-guided endonuclease InsQ/TnpB family protein: MIILLSVIKHTFKAVKYCIYSSLGFNLYKFYPLIFITFCFLHKISERTKVYLAKIGNIKPIWSRELPSEPSSVTVIKDCANRYFLSFVVEVEPNTTIANNQSIGIDLGLKTFAVMSNGEKALSPDYSKHDRKIRKLQKKLARQQKDSKRRNNTRVKIAKLHNQIADTRKDFLHKLSTKIINDNQVIVLEDLNVSGMVKNSRLSRVISLQGWREFRNLCEAKSEKFSRDFRVIDRWQPTSQICSCCGFRWGKIDLSVRSILCLSCGTEQERDENASRNIEMVGMGHRHDLKRAGSDCQTTSVASYCELSRITEVESR, translated from the coding sequence ATAATTATCTTACTTTCGGTAATTAAACATACCTTCAAAGCTGTAAAGTATTGTATCTACTCTAGTTTAGGCTTCAATCTTTATAAATTTTATCCATTAATTTTCATTACTTTTTGCTTTCTCCATAAAATATCCGAAAGAACCAAAGTTTACTTAGCCAAAATTGGAAATATCAAACCAATTTGGTCAAGAGAGTTACCATCTGAACCTAGTTCAGTCACGGTGATTAAAGATTGTGCTAACCGATATTTTCTTAGTTTTGTAGTAGAAGTTGAACCCAATACTACTATTGCTAATAACCAAAGTATAGGTATTGATTTGGGTCTAAAAACTTTTGCTGTCATGAGTAATGGAGAAAAAGCGTTAAGTCCTGACTACTCAAAACATGACCGCAAAATTCGTAAACTACAAAAGAAATTAGCACGACAACAAAAAGATTCAAAAAGGAGAAACAATACTCGCGTTAAAATTGCTAAACTGCATAACCAAATTGCTGATACTAGGAAAGACTTCTTACATAAGTTGTCAACCAAAATAATTAACGATAACCAAGTAATTGTTTTGGAAGATTTAAACGTGTCAGGAATGGTTAAAAACAGTAGACTATCTAGGGTGATTAGTTTGCAAGGGTGGCGAGAGTTTAGAAACCTTTGTGAAGCTAAATCAGAAAAATTTAGCCGTGATTTTCGCGTAATAGATAGATGGCAGCCAACAAGCCAAATATGTTCATGTTGTGGTTTTCGTTGGGGTAAAATCGACCTTTCTGTTCGCTCAATACTTTGTTTAAGTTGCGGTACTGAGCAAGAAAGGGATGAAAACGCATCTAGAAATATAGAAATGGTCGGCATGGGGCATCGGCACGACCTTAAACGGGCAGGGAGTGACTGTCAGACTACTTCGGTAGCAAGTTACTGTGAACTGTCAAGAATCACCGAGGTAGAATCTCGGTGA
- a CDS encoding TIGR00297 family protein, which translates to MFSFISSANPWLVGLGLNTILLSLVWFAPKKLLTPAGVFHAWLLGILIWGTLGWQGYLVVTFYFLVGSGVTRIGMAQKEALGIAEKRSGARGPENVWGSALTAALCAVGIGIINAGLFSPSPQSLVPSPQSLLLLGYVASFSTKLSDTCASEVGKAYGKSTFLITTLQPVPRGTEGAVSLEGTLAGVVGSVAIAIIGWGVGLISPLGIVWCVLAALIATNLESVIGATLQSKYTWLTNEIVNILNTLIGAIAAMLVAFVWASSFG; encoded by the coding sequence ATGTTTTCATTTATTAGCTCTGCCAATCCTTGGTTAGTAGGACTAGGACTAAATACTATTTTATTGAGTTTAGTCTGGTTCGCCCCTAAAAAACTGCTCACCCCAGCAGGTGTGTTTCATGCTTGGTTATTGGGCATATTGATTTGGGGTACTTTAGGCTGGCAAGGATATTTAGTAGTTACCTTTTATTTTCTTGTAGGTTCTGGTGTCACACGTATCGGGATGGCACAAAAAGAAGCTCTTGGTATTGCCGAAAAGCGTTCGGGCGCAAGAGGCCCGGAAAATGTGTGGGGTTCTGCTTTAACTGCGGCGCTGTGTGCTGTAGGCATAGGAATTATAAATGCTGGTCTTTTTTCACCCAGTCCCCAATCCCTAGTCCCCAGTCCCCAGTCCCTCTTGTTACTCGGTTACGTCGCCAGTTTTAGTACGAAACTTTCTGATACCTGCGCTAGTGAAGTGGGTAAAGCTTACGGCAAAAGTACTTTCTTAATTACGACTTTGCAACCAGTTCCTAGAGGTACAGAGGGGGCTGTGAGTTTAGAGGGGACTTTAGCTGGTGTGGTGGGTTCTGTGGCGATCGCTATTATAGGTTGGGGAGTCGGTTTAATTTCTCCCTTGGGAATTGTTTGGTGTGTGTTGGCTGCTTTGATTGCCACAAATTTAGAAAGTGTAATTGGTGCAACATTGCAATCGAAATACACATGGTTAACTAATGAAATTGTTAATATTCTTAACACCTTAATTGGGGCGATCGCTGCCATGTTAGTTGCCTTTGTTTGGGCAAGCTCTTTTGGTTAG
- a CDS encoding diacylglycerol/polyprenol kinase family protein, translating into MLNLVSELISTPPLWLQITIVAAWVFFILAIAGLVNRFATSDSEIVRKIVHIGAGHVILLAWWLDIPASVGIGASVVASIVTLLSYIFPLLPGINSVGRQSLGTFFYAVSVGILVAWFWHIQQPQYAAIGMMVMAWGDGLAALVGQRFGKHKYKLLGAQKSWEGSLTMALASYLVCSLILLGVLGNVWQTWLVSLAVAFVATSLEAFSLLGVDNLTVPLGSAAIAFALIQFWPLH; encoded by the coding sequence TTGTTAAACTTAGTTTCCGAATTAATCTCAACACCGCCTTTATGGCTGCAAATTACTATTGTTGCAGCTTGGGTATTCTTCATTCTGGCGATCGCTGGCTTGGTAAATCGCTTTGCCACTAGCGATTCGGAAATAGTCCGAAAAATAGTTCACATTGGCGCTGGCCATGTGATTTTACTGGCTTGGTGGTTAGATATTCCTGCCAGTGTAGGTATTGGTGCTTCTGTTGTGGCAAGTATAGTCACTCTGTTGTCTTACATTTTCCCACTTCTCCCAGGTATTAATAGTGTGGGTAGACAGAGCTTAGGCACATTCTTTTACGCTGTCAGCGTCGGCATTTTAGTGGCTTGGTTTTGGCACATACAGCAACCCCAATATGCGGCGATCGGCATGATGGTAATGGCCTGGGGTGATGGATTAGCGGCTTTGGTTGGACAGCGATTTGGTAAGCATAAATATAAACTTTTGGGAGCGCAAAAAAGCTGGGAAGGCTCCTTAACTATGGCTTTAGCTAGTTATTTGGTATGTAGTTTAATTTTACTTGGTGTATTAGGGAATGTTTGGCAGACTTGGCTTGTATCGCTAGCAGTGGCTTTTGTCGCCACTAGCTTAGAAGCCTTTTCTTTATTAGGTGTTGACAATTTGACAGTGCCTTTGGGTAGTGCTGCCATAGCATTTGCACTAATTCAGTTCTGGCCACTGCATTAA
- a CDS encoding ISL3 family transposase: MKFPVEQILNLPETKVLDCQEVEGAGIIITIEKAVNHCSCPNCGNVTQSIHQDHWRMIHDLPWSEKPVLLKINRRQFKCHKCKKVFSEKLEFVEKSKGYTKRLAASIVEQVLNSNIHSVAKRNDLSDEEVESMLKRQVTQIQKINLRGLKRLGIDEIALVKGQGNYLAVIVDLDTRKPIEIVKTRRIEEIGEVMKGWGFKVLEQIQEVSIDLWSPYKSLVEELMPNANITADRFHVMKQVNDELDTIRKSEKKAAMSLEDKSEKERILAGLNKSKYSLIKNEDSLNEEQKIRLKAVQEVSPTLAKMHSLKEKFRQIFESHTSWGDSIIQLLDWMYDAMLLFPKSIGTMIRWFGEIVGYFDGRTTSGTVEGINNKLKLIKRLGYGFRNFNNFRLRSLLNWHFSINSP; the protein is encoded by the coding sequence ATGAAATTTCCCGTAGAGCAAATCCTCAATCTACCAGAGACGAAAGTGTTAGATTGTCAAGAAGTGGAAGGAGCAGGAATAATTATCACAATCGAAAAAGCCGTCAACCATTGTAGCTGTCCAAATTGTGGAAATGTAACTCAAAGTATACACCAAGACCATTGGCGAATGATTCACGATTTACCGTGGAGTGAAAAACCAGTTCTGTTAAAAATAAATCGTCGTCAATTTAAATGCCATAAGTGTAAAAAAGTGTTTAGTGAGAAACTAGAGTTTGTAGAAAAGAGCAAAGGATATACAAAAAGATTAGCAGCTAGCATAGTAGAGCAAGTATTGAATAGCAACATTCATAGCGTGGCTAAAAGAAACGACCTCAGTGATGAGGAAGTAGAATCGATGTTAAAAAGGCAAGTAACCCAAATACAGAAGATAAATTTAAGAGGATTAAAAAGGTTAGGAATAGATGAAATAGCCTTAGTGAAAGGGCAAGGAAATTATCTGGCAGTAATAGTAGATTTAGATACTCGTAAACCAATTGAGATAGTGAAGACAAGAAGGATAGAAGAAATCGGTGAAGTCATGAAAGGATGGGGATTCAAGGTACTTGAGCAAATCCAAGAAGTGAGTATAGACCTGTGGTCTCCTTATAAAAGTCTAGTCGAAGAATTAATGCCCAATGCAAATATAACTGCTGATAGGTTTCATGTGATGAAACAGGTAAATGATGAATTAGATACAATACGTAAATCCGAGAAAAAAGCAGCAATGTCTTTAGAAGATAAATCAGAAAAAGAACGAATATTAGCGGGATTAAATAAAAGTAAATATAGCTTGATTAAAAATGAAGACTCGTTAAACGAAGAGCAAAAAATCAGACTGAAAGCTGTCCAAGAAGTATCACCAACTCTAGCAAAGATGCACTCCTTGAAAGAAAAATTTAGACAAATCTTTGAATCTCACACATCTTGGGGAGATAGCATCATTCAATTATTGGATTGGATGTATGATGCCATGCTACTTTTTCCCAAATCTATCGGAACAATGATTAGATGGTTTGGGGAAATAGTTGGTTATTTTGATGGTAGAACTACCAGTGGTACTGTAGAAGGTATTAATAATAAACTTAAGCTGATTAAACGTCTTGGATATGGTTTCCGTAACTTCAACAATTTCCGTTTACGCAGTTTATTAAACTGGCACTTTAGTATTAATTCTCCATAA
- a CDS encoding peptidylprolyl isomerase: METLSFLSIDDRPISIEQTVKYLQSSGKLGQFISDVLRQYVIEQEIQGRDDVEINPALTEQTVIDFRLKNQLADPQAFQDWLTNNGTDYARFHASITFNFKLEKLKTLVTEAKLPEYFIEQKIFLDRVVISRIVVDSRELAEELQLQIAEGGSFEQLAKEYSILDDRLVNGMMGPISRGTMPDKLRAAIDVATPGQLVGPIEIDGRYGLFRVEQFLPASLDDIQLKQALQNELFEKWLAEKIQKLTVKLQVN; the protein is encoded by the coding sequence ATGGAAACTCTATCATTTTTGAGCATTGATGACCGACCCATTTCAATTGAACAAACCGTAAAATACCTACAATCCTCAGGGAAGTTGGGTCAATTTATTAGTGATGTCCTTCGTCAGTACGTCATTGAGCAGGAAATTCAAGGGCGAGACGACGTAGAGATCAATCCGGCATTAACTGAACAAACAGTGATTGATTTTCGCCTCAAAAATCAACTAGCTGACCCCCAAGCCTTTCAAGACTGGTTAACGAACAATGGTACGGACTATGCCAGGTTCCATGCCTCAATTACTTTTAACTTTAAATTAGAAAAATTGAAAACCTTGGTGACAGAAGCTAAACTCCCAGAATATTTTATTGAGCAGAAAATCTTTTTGGATCGGGTGGTGATATCGCGGATTGTGGTTGATAGTAGGGAACTGGCAGAGGAATTACAACTGCAAATTGCAGAAGGGGGCAGTTTTGAACAATTAGCCAAAGAGTATTCTATATTAGACGATCGCCTGGTTAATGGCATGATGGGGCCAATTAGTCGGGGAACTATGCCAGACAAATTGCGGGCTGCTATTGATGTGGCTACTCCTGGTCAATTAGTCGGGCCTATAGAAATTGATGGACGTTATGGTTTGTTTCGGGTGGAACAGTTTCTACCAGCGTCTTTAGATGATATTCAACTCAAGCAAGCGTTACAAAACGAACTATTTGAAAAATGGTTAGCAGAGAAAATTCAAAAGCTGACGGTGAAATTACAAGTGAATTAA
- the yidD gene encoding membrane protein insertion efficiency factor YidD, with protein sequence MKQIFIWLIKGYRMFISPLYPPTCRFRPTCSMYAIEAIERFGVFRGGWMAIRRILRCHPFHPGGYDPVPELGEHCCHHDSGNKG encoded by the coding sequence ATGAAGCAAATATTTATTTGGTTGATCAAGGGATACAGGATGTTTATTTCGCCACTATATCCCCCGACTTGTCGCTTTCGACCCACTTGCTCAATGTATGCCATCGAAGCCATTGAAAGATTTGGCGTATTCCGTGGTGGCTGGATGGCGATTCGCCGCATTTTGCGTTGTCATCCATTCCACCCAGGGGGTTATGATCCTGTACCAGAGTTGGGTGAGCATTGTTGTCATCATGATAGCGGGAATAAGGGGTGA
- a CDS encoding SpoIID/LytB domain-containing protein translates to MISMKFQLLLGSLLSQIKVRHWWLGILLWIALVAPAQASVILRVAIERGVNQARVGSSTTAIVKDSTGRTLGQLPAMSAFYAQAVPGGVALDKWQSGLFWIEPSGKGFVYIGDRWFRGRTLVVPTEKGIDVVNWVDLEEYLYSVVGGEMNSSWPGEALKAQAIAARTYALYKREQQRSNPVYDLGDTPDRWQIYKGVSSESPTTYAAVDATAGQVLTYNNNLILSVFHACSGGHTENVEDVWSNPLPYLRAVQDYDQNIKECNWQRTFTPTEISSRISGVGNIREVVAESFSPFRSVKALRVVGDKGTKVLRGEEVRTALKLRSTRFNVTRGADGSFTLQGAGFGHGLGMSQWGAYNLALRGANHLQILGHYYRGVALTPIKAK, encoded by the coding sequence ATGATCAGCATGAAATTTCAACTGTTGTTAGGCTCTTTACTTTCCCAGATTAAAGTCCGTCATTGGTGGCTAGGTATCTTATTGTGGATCGCTTTGGTTGCCCCAGCGCAAGCCTCTGTCATTTTGCGTGTAGCCATTGAAAGGGGAGTCAATCAAGCTAGAGTTGGCAGTTCCACAACGGCAATTGTCAAAGATAGTACAGGACGTACTTTGGGACAATTGCCGGCAATGAGTGCCTTTTATGCCCAAGCTGTGCCTGGGGGAGTGGCTTTAGATAAATGGCAGTCTGGTTTGTTTTGGATTGAACCATCTGGTAAAGGATTTGTTTATATAGGCGATCGCTGGTTTCGGGGGAGAACTTTGGTTGTCCCCACTGAAAAAGGTATAGATGTTGTCAACTGGGTAGATTTAGAAGAATATCTCTACAGCGTTGTTGGTGGAGAAATGAATTCTAGCTGGCCGGGAGAAGCCTTAAAAGCGCAAGCGATCGCCGCCCGTACCTATGCCCTATACAAGCGAGAACAACAGCGCAGTAACCCGGTTTACGATTTAGGTGATACCCCAGATCGCTGGCAAATTTATAAAGGTGTTAGCAGCGAATCTCCTACAACCTATGCCGCCGTTGATGCTACAGCCGGGCAAGTATTAACCTATAACAATAATCTTATTCTTTCGGTATTCCACGCTTGTTCTGGTGGACACACGGAAAATGTGGAAGATGTTTGGAGTAATCCCCTTCCTTATCTACGTGCTGTTCAAGACTACGACCAAAACATTAAAGAATGTAATTGGCAAAGAACTTTTACCCCAACAGAAATTAGCTCCAGAATTTCTGGTGTGGGCAATATTAGGGAAGTAGTTGCCGAATCCTTCTCACCGTTCCGCAGTGTCAAAGCTTTAAGAGTCGTAGGTGATAAAGGTACAAAAGTCCTGCGAGGTGAAGAAGTGCGTACTGCCCTGAAACTCAGAAGTACTCGCTTTAACGTCACCAGAGGCGCAGATGGTAGCTTTACCCTCCAAGGTGCAGGTTTTGGTCATGGCTTAGGTATGAGCCAATGGGGTGCTTATAATTTAGCTTTACGCGGCGCTAACCATCTGCAAATACTAGGACATTACTATCGTGGTGTCGCCCTCACACCCATCAAGGCCAAGTGA
- a CDS encoding M50 family metallopeptidase, with protein MSQPGKDFETLLHREAPIEVERMGLTWLVGAAIATAMLWQVPGGNYILYPFTILATWFHEMGHGLMAVLLGGQFQQLQIFGNGSGVASYAISRSLGPIGPGLVAAAGPMGPPLAGAALILASRSFTTASLSLKILGSFLLISTLIWVRSPFGLAAIPLLGLIILGISLKAPRWMQGFAIQFLGVQACVSTYHQLNYLFSDSAGSLGLSDTAQMEKYLLLPYWFWGGLMAIASLIILIQSLRVAYRSV; from the coding sequence ATGAGCCAGCCAGGGAAAGATTTTGAAACTTTACTGCATCGAGAAGCCCCGATAGAAGTTGAACGTATGGGGTTAACTTGGTTAGTGGGAGCAGCGATCGCTACAGCAATGTTGTGGCAAGTTCCAGGCGGAAATTATATTTTATACCCCTTTACCATCCTAGCTACTTGGTTTCACGAAATGGGGCATGGCTTAATGGCTGTGCTTTTGGGTGGTCAGTTTCAGCAATTACAAATTTTTGGTAATGGTTCCGGTGTAGCCAGCTATGCTATCAGCAGATCCTTAGGCCCCATCGGCCCAGGTTTAGTTGCCGCCGCCGGGCCAATGGGTCCACCACTTGCAGGTGCAGCCTTGATTTTAGCCTCCCGTAGTTTTACTACCGCCTCCCTGAGCCTGAAAATCCTGGGGAGTTTTTTATTAATATCTACATTAATTTGGGTACGTTCCCCCTTTGGATTGGCAGCTATTCCCCTATTAGGATTAATCATTTTGGGAATTTCCCTCAAAGCCCCCCGATGGATGCAGGGATTTGCCATTCAATTTTTAGGTGTACAAGCCTGCGTCAGTACCTACCATCAATTAAATTATCTATTTAGTGATTCTGCTGGTTCTTTGGGATTATCAGATACAGCCCAGATGGAAAAATATTTACTATTACCCTATTGGTTTTGGGGTGGATTGATGGCGATCGCCTCTTTGATAATTCTCATCCAAAGCCTCCGCGTTGCTTATCGCTCAGTTTAG
- a CDS encoding FHA domain-containing protein: MIVCPNCNHPNPDGAVQCEACYTPLPATSNCPNCGATVQSDAAFCGQCGFNLHSVAAPAATVATIAPDVPVEVPPLANPDPLLELLQPNALGLDPVANENPPAPAPLPPTAVAAPPDATPVVVEVTPAPPPPEPVVVEASIPTPPPEPVAPPEPVPAVEPAPAPETVVAAPPSPARTQLQQITARLVHVQSDQEIELPPSLSVVHIGKPNDRIPPDVDVSGFANSEIVSRVHADIRLEGDAHYIEDVGSSNGTYINNLPLLPGNRHRLRPGDRISLGKGDLVTFLFKLA; encoded by the coding sequence ATGATCGTCTGTCCAAATTGCAACCACCCCAATCCAGACGGCGCTGTCCAATGTGAAGCTTGCTACACGCCGTTACCCGCCACTAGTAATTGTCCCAACTGTGGCGCAACTGTCCAATCTGATGCTGCTTTCTGTGGTCAGTGTGGCTTTAACCTGCACTCAGTCGCCGCACCTGCTGCTACTGTCGCTACAATCGCCCCTGATGTTCCAGTAGAAGTACCACCATTAGCTAATCCCGACCCGCTTTTAGAATTGTTACAACCCAATGCCTTAGGCCTTGATCCGGTTGCTAACGAGAATCCCCCTGCACCTGCACCCTTACCACCAACAGCCGTAGCAGCACCCCCAGATGCAACTCCTGTAGTAGTGGAAGTTACACCTGCCCCACCACCACCCGAACCCGTAGTGGTAGAAGCAAGTATTCCTACTCCCCCACCCGAACCCGTAGCGCCCCCAGAACCAGTTCCAGCAGTAGAACCAGCACCAGCGCCAGAAACTGTTGTAGCCGCACCTCCTTCTCCTGCTAGAACACAATTACAGCAAATTACAGCTCGGTTAGTTCATGTTCAAAGCGATCAGGAAATAGAACTACCGCCCAGCTTATCTGTGGTTCATATCGGTAAACCTAACGATCGCATTCCTCCCGATGTTGATGTTTCCGGCTTTGCCAACTCCGAGATTGTCTCAAGGGTACACGCGGATATCCGCTTAGAAGGTGACGCGCACTATATAGAAGATGTAGGCAGTTCCAACGGCACTTACATTAACAATTTACCTCTACTACCAGGCAATAGACACCGCCTCAGACCAGGCGATCGCATCAGTTTAGGTAAAGGCGATTTGGTAACTTTCCTCTTTAAACTCGCTTAA